In one window of Opitutus sp. GAS368 DNA:
- a CDS encoding transporter substrate-binding domain-containing protein, with amino-acid sequence MAGFKQTLLQDQAVTANVRVSTQQAHRAGSQKGKALPILLPLPTEDEFGNLNANSDSVHWSFRFRRMMVCALAIVALNPGSPCLRSAAYRSSNATKSNHESRTRTRCSNLPPKNMTAHLTLQRFLVTAALLLSVPVGTLQAEAPTLTIIRQHGVLRIGNEMVFPRLNFKNPTTGENEGFMADLARALARRILGDEKKVEFVLTNDETRFEDLQRGAFDVLIDTTPSNLEKVKVADFSGESFRAGSALLVKRGSPIKTIDDIKPDTRVAFVTANPDIKLIKEKAPRAVYLQFENDEDAVKALVNGQADVFTQVVTHLYAAATTNPGYVPTGRFTTKFYRIAYPKGDTEFGAYLNDFLKQMRDSGEYDRLFDKWFSAYGGNTVR; translated from the coding sequence ATGGCCGGCTTCAAGCAAACGCTGCTGCAGGATCAGGCGGTGACCGCGAACGTCCGGGTTTCAACGCAGCAAGCACATCGGGCTGGCTCACAAAAAGGTAAAGCATTACCTATTTTGCTTCCCCTTCCGACCGAAGATGAGTTCGGCAATCTAAATGCGAATTCAGATTCGGTTCATTGGAGTTTCAGGTTCCGCCGTATGATGGTGTGCGCTTTGGCGATCGTTGCCCTCAACCCCGGATCCCCTTGCCTCCGGTCGGCGGCATATCGCAGCAGCAACGCCACAAAATCGAACCATGAATCCCGAACAAGGACGCGTTGTTCAAACCTGCCGCCTAAAAACATGACTGCCCACCTGACTCTCCAAAGATTCCTGGTCACCGCCGCGTTGCTCCTGTCTGTGCCGGTCGGAACGCTGCAGGCGGAAGCGCCGACGCTCACGATCATTCGCCAGCACGGGGTCCTTCGGATCGGGAATGAAATGGTCTTCCCGCGCCTTAATTTCAAGAACCCGACGACGGGCGAGAACGAGGGCTTCATGGCGGATCTGGCCCGCGCCCTTGCCAGGCGCATCCTCGGCGACGAAAAAAAGGTCGAGTTCGTGCTCACCAACGACGAAACGCGGTTTGAAGACCTGCAGCGCGGAGCCTTCGATGTGCTCATCGACACCACGCCATCCAACCTGGAAAAGGTCAAGGTGGCCGATTTCTCGGGCGAATCGTTCCGCGCCGGCTCCGCCCTGCTCGTGAAGCGGGGCAGCCCGATCAAGACGATCGATGATATCAAACCGGATACGCGCGTCGCCTTTGTGACCGCGAACCCCGACATCAAACTGATCAAGGAAAAGGCACCCCGCGCGGTTTACCTTCAATTCGAAAACGACGAGGACGCCGTGAAGGCGCTGGTGAACGGGCAGGCCGATGTTTTCACGCAGGTCGTGACCCACTTATACGCCGCGGCGACGACAAATCCTGGCTACGTGCCGACCGGCCGTTTCACGACAAAATTCTACCGGATCGCCTACCCCAAGGGGGACACTGAATTCGGGGCGTATCTCAACGACTTTCTCAAGCAGATGCGCGACAGCGGGGAGTATGATCGTCTGTTCGACAAATGGTTCAGTGCCTACGGCGGCAATACCGTGCGATGA
- a CDS encoding FAD-dependent thymidylate synthase, with protein sequence MKVTGLAIVPPPAAADLPKVTPELLASVLARYSRSNDGLAKILEKVDIANPDESIDRILKFVDYGHASIGGLTGGLAIALDDVSMWLAYKIFELAQMADGQESSTRYITMAATNLPAPAELGIPDDLAPRWSALMAKAFAAYHAEYTRLDQLALAQPNLVRLPKDAKPAVVTRLRKNYALDRARYFIPLATRTNLGLVQSSRMWAATVKHLDSLGLPEASLAAKLIRDELLKQSPRLMRHSFAEKSFQAQAQQELAASLALGLARLSTKPLADEVWVKVDRDTPPWLGESQPVAEALKHRANRYGYQGKATRRMRVSFAWNNMAIAELRDLNRHRTGHRYTPLIQAGFYLPPEIAHASHQALLDEQAALTRELMKRGSAAYVYSLLLGAQTPFEHSTHADKFIYEAELRTGMGAHYRYAEHLSAALREFSRQVPEAKDWVVEGTAEPE encoded by the coding sequence ATGAAGGTCACCGGACTCGCCATTGTGCCGCCGCCCGCGGCCGCCGACTTACCCAAGGTAACCCCCGAGTTGCTCGCCTCCGTCCTCGCCCGCTACTCACGCAGCAACGACGGCCTGGCGAAGATCCTGGAGAAGGTCGACATCGCCAACCCCGACGAGTCGATCGACCGCATCCTGAAGTTCGTGGACTACGGCCACGCCTCGATCGGCGGCCTGACCGGCGGCCTGGCCATCGCGCTCGACGACGTGTCGATGTGGCTGGCGTATAAGATCTTTGAGCTCGCGCAGATGGCCGACGGCCAGGAATCGAGCACGCGCTATATCACGATGGCGGCGACGAACCTGCCGGCGCCGGCTGAGCTGGGCATCCCGGACGACCTCGCCCCGCGCTGGTCGGCGCTGATGGCGAAGGCCTTCGCGGCCTACCACGCCGAATACACCCGGCTCGACCAGCTGGCGCTCGCGCAACCGAACCTGGTCCGGCTGCCGAAGGACGCAAAGCCGGCCGTGGTCACCCGCCTACGCAAGAACTACGCGCTGGACCGGGCCCGTTACTTCATCCCGCTGGCCACGCGCACCAACCTCGGCCTGGTGCAAAGCTCGCGCATGTGGGCGGCCACGGTCAAACATCTCGACTCGCTCGGCCTGCCCGAGGCGTCGCTCGCGGCGAAACTCATCCGCGACGAGCTGCTGAAGCAGTCGCCCCGGCTGATGCGCCACAGCTTTGCCGAGAAATCCTTCCAGGCCCAGGCGCAGCAGGAGCTGGCCGCGAGTCTGGCGCTCGGGCTCGCCCGCCTGTCGACCAAGCCGCTGGCCGACGAGGTCTGGGTTAAGGTCGACCGCGACACGCCGCCCTGGCTGGGGGAGAGCCAGCCGGTGGCCGAGGCGCTGAAGCACCGCGCCAACCGCTACGGTTACCAGGGCAAGGCCACGCGCCGGATGCGGGTGAGTTTTGCCTGGAACAACATGGCGATCGCCGAGCTGCGCGACCTCAACCGCCACCGCACCGGCCACCGCTACACCCCGCTGATCCAGGCCGGCTTTTACCTGCCGCCGGAGATCGCCCACGCCTCGCATCAGGCCCTGCTCGACGAGCAGGCGGCGCTGACGCGTGAGCTGATGAAGCGGGGCAGCGCCGCCTACGTGTATTCGCTGCTGCTGGGGGCCCAGACGCCGTTCGAGCACAGCACGCACGCCGACAAGTTCATCTACGAGGCCGAGCTGCGCACCGGGATGGGGGCGCATTACCGCTATGCCGAGCACCTCAGCGCCGCGTTGCGGGAGTTTTCCCGGCAGGTGCCAGAGGCCAAAGACTGGGTGGTCGAAGGCACGGCGGAGCCAGAATAG
- a CDS encoding ComEC/Rec2 family competence protein: MPSPATHLRAPLLWLLVPLMAGLIAARLWPAPAFGWWPLALLAVLAALGAGWSALQPGRPTGLAWGAGLCVSAGLGGFVLLQVRHPALHQQDSRPPREVTVTLRVLQTFPAAPDARNLTGLGVIGAAGDQDPELPGRRVYFSAIRRISVPPQRSGTYVIRGVLEPLPRDDANAGFNDYLANLGIHQRLTRAHVMRETAPPGRFQRFCARTEDRLEGILRHGLETQPQTASIYLAMLLGEKAVLSADQQNAYMRSGTFHIFSVSGLHVAAIAGAIHLLFGLLRVPRRFAVVIGLAVLWLYVQITGASSPAERAFLMIAFLSVYQTFRLPGNALAALVSAALVTLLLDPLQLFSTGFQMSYTVVIALVTMGRPLTEKWLAAWRPFALLPRPDWRWYHHRVDEAGRVLLNGAAACWTAFLASTPAGIGYFELFSPGSLLANLVIIPLSSVAMGAGFVSLLAGLAGLLSLSALGNAVAALIIVLMDWLLQHGTDLPGMWFNARFRADWLAPVSLGLMTAVFLAGAAGRWAPRYGGYWPPVVALALLVILGVKFG; encoded by the coding sequence ATGCCTTCGCCCGCCACGCATCTCCGTGCGCCCCTGCTCTGGCTGCTCGTGCCGCTGATGGCCGGGCTGATTGCCGCCCGGCTCTGGCCGGCACCCGCCTTCGGCTGGTGGCCGCTGGCCTTGCTGGCGGTGCTCGCCGCGCTCGGGGCCGGTTGGAGTGCGCTCCAACCCGGACGCCCGACCGGCCTCGCGTGGGGCGCCGGTCTCTGCGTGTCCGCGGGACTCGGCGGATTCGTCCTGCTGCAGGTCCGGCACCCTGCCCTGCACCAGCAGGATTCGCGGCCGCCGCGCGAGGTGACCGTGACCCTGCGGGTGCTGCAGACTTTCCCGGCGGCGCCTGATGCCCGCAACCTGACGGGCCTCGGGGTGATCGGTGCGGCCGGCGACCAGGATCCGGAGTTGCCCGGGCGGCGGGTTTATTTTTCCGCCATCCGCCGGATCAGCGTCCCGCCGCAACGCTCGGGTACCTACGTCATCCGCGGGGTCCTCGAGCCGCTGCCGCGCGACGACGCCAACGCGGGCTTCAACGACTACCTCGCCAACCTCGGCATCCACCAGCGCCTCACGCGGGCGCACGTGATGCGCGAGACGGCGCCCCCGGGCCGGTTCCAACGGTTTTGCGCCCGAACCGAGGACCGGCTGGAGGGCATCCTGCGCCACGGGTTGGAAACCCAGCCGCAAACCGCCTCGATCTACCTGGCGATGCTCCTGGGGGAAAAAGCCGTGCTCTCGGCCGATCAGCAAAACGCCTACATGCGCAGCGGCACGTTCCATATTTTTTCCGTCAGCGGACTGCACGTGGCCGCCATCGCCGGGGCGATTCACCTGCTTTTCGGCCTCCTGCGCGTGCCGCGCCGGTTCGCCGTGGTCATCGGCCTGGCCGTGCTTTGGCTCTACGTGCAGATCACCGGGGCCAGTTCGCCCGCCGAACGCGCGTTCCTGATGATCGCCTTCCTGTCCGTCTACCAGACCTTCCGGCTGCCGGGCAACGCCCTCGCTGCGCTGGTGTCGGCGGCGCTGGTGACACTGCTCCTCGACCCGCTGCAACTCTTCAGCACCGGCTTCCAGATGTCCTACACGGTCGTGATCGCCTTGGTGACGATGGGCCGGCCGCTCACGGAGAAGTGGCTCGCCGCCTGGCGTCCGTTTGCCCTGCTGCCGCGACCCGACTGGCGCTGGTATCACCACCGGGTGGATGAGGCTGGCCGCGTCCTGTTGAACGGGGCGGCGGCTTGCTGGACCGCCTTCCTGGCCAGCACGCCGGCGGGCATCGGCTATTTCGAACTGTTCTCCCCGGGCTCGTTGCTGGCCAATCTGGTGATCATCCCGCTCTCGTCCGTCGCCATGGGGGCGGGCTTCGTTTCGCTGCTCGCCGGGCTGGCGGGCCTGCTGTCCCTGAGCGCCCTCGGCAACGCCGTCGCGGCGTTGATCATCGTGCTCATGGACTGGCTGCTGCAACATGGCACCGACCTGCCCGGCATGTGGTTCAATGCCCGGTTCCGCGCGGACTGGCTGGCGCCGGTCTCGCTCGGGTTGATGACCGCGGTGTTCCTGGCCGGCGCCGCGGGCCGCTGGGCCCCGCGCTATGGCGGCTACTGGCCGCCGGTTGTCGCGCTTGCCCTGCTGGTCATTTTGGGCGTGAAATTCGGTTGA
- a CDS encoding endonuclease/exonuclease/phosphatase family protein, whose product MKAPGRFKLLQFNMQYGQPWDDAYPDHAPIDLGKTITEIRSHDADLIMLQEVEHTLPNGAQAEPPPHYTRMKAEFADYDSYFCYPKPDPRELPFGIGLAMFSKTPLREHICVNLPSPPVEFDFFGEKKTPTDRLLIAATTTINGRAVRLLNTHLLAFFMLKSSSETHLDQRKLVEEQLRQTAKMPTLLTGDFNVSKHESLIQQFADAGYRTVQAKEITWRRRPYVLDHIFYNDWLRPTGWEVRPTMASDHHALTAEFEFAR is encoded by the coding sequence ATGAAGGCGCCCGGCCGTTTCAAGCTGCTGCAGTTCAACATGCAGTACGGGCAGCCCTGGGACGACGCCTACCCGGACCATGCGCCCATCGACCTGGGAAAAACCATCACGGAAATCCGGTCGCACGATGCCGACCTCATCATGCTGCAGGAAGTCGAGCACACCCTGCCGAACGGGGCCCAGGCCGAGCCGCCCCCGCATTACACGCGGATGAAGGCGGAATTCGCGGACTACGACAGCTACTTCTGCTACCCCAAGCCCGATCCGCGCGAGCTGCCCTTCGGCATCGGTCTGGCCATGTTCTCCAAAACCCCGCTGCGCGAGCACATCTGCGTGAACCTGCCGTCGCCGCCGGTGGAGTTCGACTTCTTCGGCGAGAAAAAGACCCCGACCGACCGGCTGCTCATCGCCGCCACCACGACGATCAACGGCCGCGCGGTGCGGCTCCTCAACACCCACCTGCTCGCGTTCTTCATGCTCAAGTCGAGCAGCGAGACACACCTCGACCAGCGCAAGCTCGTCGAGGAACAGCTGCGCCAGACGGCCAAGATGCCGACGCTGCTCACCGGCGACTTCAACGTCAGCAAGCACGAGTCGCTCATCCAGCAGTTTGCCGATGCCGGCTACCGGACCGTGCAGGCGAAGGAGATCACCTGGCGCCGCCGGCCCTACGTGCTCGACCACATCTTCTACAACGACTGGCTGCGGCCGACGGGCTGGGAGGTGCGGCCGACGATGGCGTCCGACCACCACGCGCTTACGGCGGAGTTCGAGTTCGCGCGGTGA